From a single Gadus morhua chromosome 3, gadMor3.0, whole genome shotgun sequence genomic region:
- the LOC115541136 gene encoding uncharacterized protein LOC115541136, whose amino-acid sequence MVERGLKLWKRRKNGGPVNPLKVSFLGEPGVDTGALKKEFLSTMVAGIEKRLFEGESEKGKVPKYSLNDLDNELFKVAGEIFGVSIAQGGPAPRFMQEWCYHYLITGNLKTDGVHDTELSPLIKTIEDASDLSLYIEEILDCGYTGQINIDHKESILRAIVLHVTTKRRPMLQQMREGLEVYNLIKVMQTKPNECRNLFVVGDDDKVDSHYVLSHLAPEMSPHGSTKHVKESKILEYFQDFLIEIEDTQPENEVEGETPSVPMVMQWMTGQAHRHLLVSERQKFKIAIVFDHNCLEHMPGHTVCYPIVSACTNTVTLPTAHLGDYESLKTNLRTAIKYGASFDRL is encoded by the exons ATGGTTGAAAGAGGTCTTAAACTCTGGAAGCGTCGAAAGAATGGCGGTCCAGTGAACCCTTTGAAAGTCTCCTTCCTGGGAGAACCAGGGGTTGACACTGGAGCACTAAAAAAAGAGTTCCTGTCCA CGATGGTTGCTGGGATCGAGAAGCGACTATTTGAAGGCGAAAGTGAGAAGGGCAAAGTACCAAAGTATTCCCTCAACGATTTGGACAATGAACTGTTCAA AGTTGCGGGTGAAATATTTGGTGTGAGCATTGCCCAAGGAGGACCAGCACCACGGTTCATGCAGGAGTGGTGTTACCACTACCTCATCACTGGGAACCTTAAAACTGATGGTGTGCATGACACAGAGTTGTCACCATTAATCAAAACG attgaaGATGCATCTGACCTGTCCCTCTACATCGAAGAAATCCTGGATTGTGGCTACACTGGTCAAATCAACATTGACCATAAGGAAAGCATATTAAG GGCTATCGTACTGCATGTGACCACAAAACGCAGACCAATGCTGCAACAGATGCGTGAAGGCCTTGAGGTGTACAACCTGATCAAGGTCATGCAGACAAAGCCGAATGAGTGTCGCAATCTCTTTGTCGTAGGGGATGATGACAAG GTGGACTCGCATTATGTTCTTTCACACCTGGCCCCAGAAATGAGCCCACATGGTTCGACTAAACATGTGAAGGAGTCCAAAATCTTGGAATACTTCCAAGATTTCCTTATTGAAATTGAGG ACACACAACCAGAAAATGAGGTTGAAGGAGAGACACCCTCTGTGCCCATGGTGATGCAATGGATGACTGGGCAAGCACACAGGCATTTGCTTGtctcagagagacagaaattCAAAATAGCAATAGTATTTGACCACAACTGTCTAGAGCACATGCCAGGTCACACTGTATGTTATCCGATTGTAAGTGCTTGCACCAACACAGTTACACTTCCAACAGCTCATCTGGGGGATTATGAGTCCTTAAAAACCAACTTGCGAACTGCCATTAAATATGGTGCAAGCTTTGACAGACTGTAG